A window of Ruania suaedae contains these coding sequences:
- a CDS encoding Ykof family thiamine-binding protein, with amino-acid sequence MKGPLMPASDTPAPTPDAYGVGARFSLHPMTDRFVEVILGALDTADSTGLDLTTDDVSTHVRGREDRILAYLTEAIAHAGRTGVHTVAHVLLSRGCPGEVACEIADGAAYAPQVPARLPATGVQASAHWALYPLDDSHEADHMAGIYAAIEHAQDLGVFTGSEHYVTRLDGDLADVLGAVAAGWLLVGEKVRHVTTHVTVSLNSPTAQAGAR; translated from the coding sequence ATGAAGGGACCCCTGATGCCCGCGAGCGACACCCCGGCCCCCACCCCCGACGCCTACGGCGTCGGCGCCCGCTTCTCGTTGCACCCGATGACCGATCGCTTCGTGGAGGTGATCCTGGGGGCGCTCGACACCGCCGACTCCACCGGTCTCGATCTCACCACCGACGACGTATCCACCCACGTCCGCGGCCGGGAGGATCGCATCCTGGCCTACCTCACCGAGGCGATCGCCCACGCCGGCCGCACCGGTGTGCACACCGTCGCCCACGTGCTGCTCTCCCGGGGGTGCCCGGGCGAGGTCGCCTGCGAGATCGCCGACGGCGCAGCGTACGCCCCTCAGGTCCCCGCCCGACTGCCCGCCACGGGCGTGCAGGCCAGCGCCCACTGGGCGCTCTACCCGCTGGACGACAGCCACGAGGCTGATCACATGGCCGGCATCTACGCCGCGATCGAGCACGCCCAGGACCTCGGCGTGTTCACCGGCTCCGAGCACTACGTCACCCGGCTCGACGGTGATCTGGCCGACGTGCTCGGCGCCGTCGCCGCCGGCTGGTTGCTCGTGGGGGAGAAGGTGCGGCACGTGACCACCCACGTCACCGTGTCCCTGAACTCCCCGACCGCCCAGGCAGGCGCCCGATGA
- a CDS encoding ECF transporter S component: MSARGGGRTAGRRPITLHDLVLLAVLAVVFGFLYWALVQLWGWLQVAMGPFGDLAQNVLVGGWMVVAPLAIYIVRKPGTGIVVEIVASIVEVVFLASPVGPMLILVGFIQGAGAEVAFAATRYRRYGWWVFIASGITAALANLALGMVRFGWLGQDFFALRLGFQLASGIILCGLLAKLIGDALLRTGVLDNYAIGRAAREAEHATRAAAAQSGPGDA, translated from the coding sequence ATGAGCGCCCGCGGGGGCGGCCGCACGGCCGGACGGCGTCCGATCACGCTGCACGACCTCGTCCTGCTGGCGGTGCTGGCGGTGGTCTTCGGCTTCCTGTACTGGGCTCTGGTGCAGTTGTGGGGCTGGCTGCAGGTGGCCATGGGCCCGTTCGGAGACCTGGCGCAGAACGTGCTCGTCGGTGGCTGGATGGTGGTGGCGCCGCTCGCGATCTACATCGTCCGCAAACCGGGAACGGGCATCGTGGTGGAGATCGTGGCCTCGATCGTCGAGGTGGTCTTCCTCGCCTCCCCGGTCGGGCCGATGCTGATCCTGGTCGGCTTCATCCAGGGTGCCGGCGCGGAGGTCGCCTTCGCGGCGACCCGCTATCGCCGGTACGGCTGGTGGGTCTTCATCGCCTCGGGGATCACTGCCGCACTGGCCAACCTGGCCCTCGGCATGGTCCGGTTCGGTTGGCTCGGGCAGGACTTCTTCGCCCTGCGGCTGGGCTTCCAGCTCGCCTCCGGCATCATCCTGTGCGGACTGCTCGCCAAGCTGATCGGCGATGCGCTGCTGCGCACCGGGGTGCTGGACAACTATGCGATCGGCCGGGCGGCGCGGGAGGCCGAGCACGCCACCCGCGCAGCCGCAGCCCAGTCCGGACCGGGCGACGCCTGA
- a CDS encoding ABC transporter ATP-binding protein, whose amino-acid sequence MVVHLRGAGIHYPRAEAPVLTAVDLDLAAGERLLVLGRSGTGKSSLLRALAGVVPGTIEADVTGSWQVCGHDPRVTPVPELAMQVATLTQDPADQLCLPTVIDEVGFALENRAVPPEQILPRVRAALAAVGASHLAGRRTSELSGGEGQRVALAAALVAGPELMLLDEPTALLDPVSAREVGRLLSDLPGASLLIEHRLDELGALPERSLLLGPDGAVAAVGPTAELLLDENVAGTGTWVPAGVEVARALRRLTGANTAGQAAITGASLDTDLPALDAALASASHRPTSHRPAREPGQVLVTGDGVSVRRGEREVVRGVDLQVRAGTITAVLGTNGSGKSTLLLGLAGLLPATGVHGAGSVGMVFQNPEHQFLARSAWAEIELGLRGDPAAGPSAGEADGLEVLRRYGLAHVAERDPFRLSGGQQRRLSLAAMTAMGDDVLLADEPTFGQDRRTTLAVADQLRGIAERGGAVVLVSHDLRLVASLADQVLLLDGGRPVATGPTAEVLTDAVLARAGLRLPPLLQAWAGAGGDPHRLPVMLDALDELALEASDGGAVGVGP is encoded by the coding sequence GTGGTCGTGCACCTGCGCGGCGCCGGCATCCACTACCCCCGCGCCGAGGCCCCCGTGCTCACCGCGGTCGACCTGGACCTCGCGGCCGGCGAGCGGTTGCTCGTGCTGGGCCGGTCCGGGACCGGCAAGAGCTCGCTGCTGCGTGCGCTCGCCGGTGTGGTCCCCGGCACGATCGAGGCGGATGTGACCGGCAGCTGGCAGGTGTGCGGCCACGACCCCCGGGTGACGCCGGTGCCGGAGCTGGCCATGCAGGTCGCGACCCTGACACAGGACCCGGCTGACCAGCTGTGCCTGCCCACTGTGATCGACGAGGTGGGCTTCGCGCTGGAGAACCGGGCCGTGCCGCCCGAGCAGATCCTCCCGCGGGTCCGTGCGGCCCTCGCTGCGGTCGGTGCCTCCCACCTGGCGGGCCGTCGTACCAGCGAGCTCTCCGGCGGCGAGGGCCAGCGCGTGGCCCTCGCCGCGGCGCTCGTGGCCGGGCCCGAGCTGATGCTCCTCGACGAGCCGACGGCGCTGCTCGACCCGGTCTCGGCGCGCGAGGTGGGAAGGCTGCTGTCGGACCTGCCCGGGGCGAGCCTGCTGATCGAGCACCGCCTCGACGAGCTGGGCGCCCTCCCGGAGCGCAGCCTCCTGCTGGGACCCGACGGAGCCGTGGCTGCGGTGGGGCCCACTGCGGAGCTGCTTCTCGACGAGAACGTCGCCGGGACCGGGACCTGGGTGCCGGCAGGGGTGGAGGTGGCCCGCGCCCTGCGCCGCCTCACCGGCGCGAACACCGCCGGGCAGGCGGCAATCACCGGAGCCTCGCTCGATACAGACCTGCCGGCGCTGGACGCCGCGCTGGCCTCCGCCTCCCACCGGCCCACCTCCCACCGGCCCGCCCGGGAGCCGGGGCAGGTGCTGGTCACCGGCGACGGCGTCTCGGTCCGGCGCGGCGAGCGCGAGGTGGTCCGCGGGGTGGACCTGCAGGTGCGCGCCGGGACCATCACGGCCGTGCTGGGCACTAACGGTTCGGGCAAGAGCACCTTGCTGCTGGGCCTGGCCGGGCTGCTCCCGGCCACCGGCGTCCATGGCGCGGGAAGCGTCGGGATGGTCTTCCAGAACCCGGAGCACCAGTTCCTGGCGCGCTCGGCCTGGGCCGAGATCGAGCTCGGTCTGCGCGGCGACCCAGCGGCCGGGCCGAGCGCCGGTGAGGCCGATGGGCTCGAGGTGCTGCGCCGCTACGGCCTCGCCCACGTCGCCGAGCGCGATCCGTTCCGGCTCTCCGGCGGTCAGCAACGCCGACTCTCCCTGGCCGCGATGACGGCGATGGGCGACGACGTGCTCCTCGCCGACGAGCCCACCTTCGGCCAGGACCGGCGCACCACCCTCGCCGTCGCCGACCAGCTGCGCGGGATCGCCGAGCGCGGTGGCGCGGTCGTGCTGGTCAGTCATGACCTACGGCTGGTGGCCTCGCTCGCCGATCAGGTGCTGCTGCTCGACGGCGGCCGGCCCGTGGCCACCGGCCCCACCGCCGAGGTGCTCACCGACGCGGTGCTCGCGCGGGCAGGCCTGCGGCTGCCGCCGCTGCTGCAGGCGTGGGCCGGAGCCGGTGGGGATCCGCACCGCCTCCCGGTGATGTTGGACGCCCTCGACGAGCTGGCGCTCGAGGCGAGCGATGGCGGTGCCGTGGGGGTGGGCCCGTGA
- a CDS encoding energy-coupling factor transporter transmembrane component T family protein — MTTPAFGRPLPVDSLLHRRDPTVKLIVVLVVCLAITAVVDPATPAALYLLAWPAAVLAGKIPVRTLLRAHVPFVAFALSLLMVNAATREGEVVARVLAVDVTAEGLLIGAGLAIRTLLIGVVSVTFVLTTDGARLMTSLHQHLRLSGRFAYAVLAGYRLLEQLPETWQTIRSAQAARDPRQRTRPDSRRGPSARPRALAHAAFALLVTSLRRGERMSIALETRGLGAGRRTIAAPSDLRWADGAVALVALGTTAAVLLVSWQLGLLRGLGALGVFG, encoded by the coding sequence GTGACCACCCCTGCGTTCGGACGTCCTCTCCCGGTCGACTCGCTGCTGCACCGGCGCGACCCGACCGTGAAGCTGATCGTGGTGCTGGTGGTGTGTCTGGCGATCACCGCCGTGGTCGACCCCGCGACCCCGGCGGCGCTCTACCTGCTCGCCTGGCCCGCCGCGGTACTCGCTGGGAAGATCCCGGTGCGCACGCTGCTGCGCGCGCACGTACCGTTCGTCGCGTTCGCCCTCAGCCTGCTGATGGTCAACGCCGCCACGCGTGAGGGCGAGGTCGTCGCCCGGGTGCTCGCCGTCGACGTCACCGCCGAGGGGTTGCTGATCGGCGCCGGCCTGGCGATCCGCACCCTGCTGATCGGCGTGGTGTCGGTGACCTTCGTGCTCACCACCGACGGCGCGCGGCTGATGACCAGCCTGCACCAGCATCTGCGGCTGAGCGGGCGGTTCGCCTATGCCGTGCTCGCCGGCTACCGGTTGCTCGAGCAGCTTCCCGAGACCTGGCAGACGATCCGCTCGGCACAGGCCGCACGCGACCCCCGGCAGCGCACCCGGCCGGATTCCCGCAGAGGGCCCTCCGCTCGTCCCAGAGCCCTCGCGCACGCCGCCTTCGCGCTGCTGGTCACCTCGTTGCGACGCGGTGAGCGGATGTCGATCGCCCTCGAGACCCGGGGCCTGGGCGCCGGCCGGCGGACGATCGCTGCGCCGTCGGACCTGCGCTGGGCCGACGGAGCGGTGGCCTTGGTGGCCCTGGGCACCACGGCCGCGGTGCTGCTCGTCTCCTGGCAGCTGGGCCTGTTGCGCGGACTCGGCGCACTGGGCGTGTTCGGCTGA
- a CDS encoding SDR family NAD(P)-dependent oxidoreductase: MRGLSGRAALVTGGAHGIGRAVCARLAAEGCDVVVADLDADAARSVAAEVGGRAVRCDVGSLEEARGAVEEAVTAFGRLDVLVPNVGVAGSETLEALDEDSWDAQVDPTLHGAVRTIQAAMPALLEAPGGGRIVATASVNGMGAAGSIPYSAAKAGLINAIMNIAVTHGPQARGTVGDDHGWVRANAVAPGTIVTRNWTEKGPGQRAMLDRITAAYPMGRVGLPEEVAAAVAFLASDESSWITGATLPVDGGLMTGPLTHMIGLGWPDPR; the protein is encoded by the coding sequence ATGCGCGGGCTGAGCGGGCGCGCCGCCTTGGTCACCGGCGGGGCGCACGGGATCGGACGGGCGGTCTGCGCCCGTCTCGCCGCCGAGGGCTGCGACGTGGTGGTGGCCGACCTCGACGCCGACGCCGCCCGGTCGGTGGCTGCCGAGGTGGGCGGGCGCGCCGTGCGGTGCGATGTGGGCAGCCTCGAGGAGGCCCGCGGCGCCGTCGAGGAGGCCGTGACGGCGTTCGGCCGGCTGGACGTGCTGGTCCCGAACGTGGGCGTGGCCGGCTCGGAGACCCTCGAGGCGCTCGACGAGGACAGCTGGGACGCCCAGGTCGACCCGACGCTGCACGGGGCGGTGCGCACGATCCAGGCGGCGATGCCGGCGCTGCTGGAGGCACCCGGCGGCGGGCGCATCGTGGCGACGGCGTCCGTGAACGGGATGGGCGCGGCCGGCAGTATTCCCTACTCCGCGGCCAAGGCGGGCCTGATCAACGCGATCATGAACATCGCGGTCACCCACGGCCCGCAGGCGCGCGGCACAGTCGGTGACGACCACGGCTGGGTCCGGGCGAACGCCGTCGCGCCCGGCACGATCGTCACCCGCAACTGGACCGAGAAGGGCCCGGGTCAGCGGGCCATGCTGGATCGCATCACGGCCGCCTACCCCATGGGCCGGGTGGGCCTACCGGAGGAGGTGGCGGCCGCCGTCGCCTTCCTCGCCTCGGACGAGTCCTCCTGGATCACCGGGGCGACCCTGCCGGTGGACGGCGGGCTGATGACCGGCCCGCTGACGCACATGATCGGGCTGGGCTGGCCCGATCCGCGCTGA
- the serC gene encoding phosphoserine transaminase, whose protein sequence is MPMTTLALPPELLPTDGRFGSGPSRIRPAQSDALAALGTTLMGTSHRQPPVRHLVARVREGLRELLHVPEGHEIVLGNGGSTFFWDAATFGLIRERSQHVSTGEFGAKFATAARRAPFLGEPSVVSGEPGTLARPRPEAGIDAYAWAQNETSTGVVAPVERLPADEPGEALMLVDGTSAAGGVPVDLHQCDAYYFAPQKGLGSDGGLWLAVLSPAALARVEELSGRWVPESLSLGVALENSRKEQTLNTPAIATLVLMAEQVDWLLSGGGMAFAAGRCARSAAALYEWAERSEYATPFVTDPHARSPVVGTIDFTDDVDAARVAAVLRENGVVDIEPYRKLGRNQIRVGMYPSVDPADVMALTACVDYVVEQL, encoded by the coding sequence ATGCCCATGACCACGCTCGCCCTGCCCCCCGAGCTGCTGCCCACCGACGGGAGGTTCGGCAGTGGGCCGAGCCGCATCCGCCCCGCCCAGTCGGACGCGCTCGCCGCGCTCGGGACGACGCTGATGGGCACCTCCCACCGCCAGCCACCGGTCCGGCATCTCGTCGCCCGGGTCCGGGAGGGCCTGCGGGAGCTGCTGCACGTACCCGAGGGGCACGAGATCGTCCTGGGCAACGGCGGTTCGACGTTCTTCTGGGACGCGGCGACCTTCGGGCTGATCCGGGAGCGTTCGCAGCACGTGAGCACCGGTGAGTTCGGGGCGAAGTTCGCCACCGCCGCCCGGCGCGCGCCGTTCCTGGGCGAGCCGAGCGTGGTCTCCGGCGAGCCGGGCACGCTCGCACGGCCGCGACCCGAAGCGGGGATCGACGCCTACGCCTGGGCGCAGAACGAGACCTCCACCGGAGTGGTGGCGCCGGTCGAACGCCTGCCCGCCGACGAGCCGGGCGAGGCCCTCATGCTCGTCGACGGCACCTCGGCCGCCGGGGGCGTCCCGGTGGACCTGCACCAGTGCGACGCCTACTACTTCGCACCGCAGAAGGGTCTGGGCTCCGACGGCGGACTGTGGCTGGCCGTTCTCTCCCCCGCCGCCCTGGCCCGGGTGGAGGAGCTGTCCGGACGGTGGGTTCCCGAGTCGCTCTCGCTGGGCGTCGCGCTGGAGAACTCCCGCAAGGAGCAGACCCTCAACACCCCCGCCATCGCGACCCTGGTGCTCATGGCCGAACAGGTGGACTGGCTGCTGTCCGGCGGAGGGATGGCCTTCGCGGCAGGCCGCTGTGCACGGTCGGCGGCGGCGCTGTACGAGTGGGCCGAGCGCAGCGAGTACGCCACCCCCTTCGTCACCGATCCCCACGCTCGTTCGCCCGTGGTGGGCACCATCGACTTCACCGACGACGTCGACGCCGCCCGGGTCGCAGCCGTGCTGCGCGAGAACGGGGTGGTCGACATCGAGCCCTACCGCAAGCTCGGGCGCAACCAGATCCGGGTCGGGATGTACCCCTCCGTCGATCCCGCGGACGTGATGGCCCTGACCGCGTGCGTGGACTACGTGGTGGAGCAGCTGTGA
- a CDS encoding citrate synthase, whose product MTAPDPISSVDPERGLYFRGRDVRELVARGGFETVWGLLVDGDEGRELPPAEPFPLTVRTGDHRVDVQSALAQLAPVWGFRPIGEIDRTQLRSDLARASVMALSFVAQSARGDDRPAIRQRQVNTVEGTARRFVMRWRGEVDDTQVRAIDACWVALAEHGLTSSTAVARQIAATGADAAACLSGAVAAVSGPRGGGAAVRALALIQEAERTGDPRGAVERALAAGALFGFHQDGYHGTDPRVEALREVARALGAPRLEIADAVAKAGYDALAERNIRPAAAYGGHAVFWASVLLDLAQVPPPMFTAMIACGRVAGWSAHILQAHGELTVAPR is encoded by the coding sequence ATGACGGCACCCGACCCGATCTCCTCGGTCGACCCAGAGCGCGGACTGTACTTCCGCGGCCGGGACGTGCGCGAACTGGTCGCCCGGGGCGGGTTCGAGACGGTCTGGGGCCTGCTCGTCGACGGCGACGAGGGGCGCGAGCTCCCGCCGGCGGAACCCTTCCCGCTGACCGTGCGCACCGGTGATCATCGCGTGGACGTCCAGAGCGCCCTCGCCCAGCTCGCGCCGGTGTGGGGGTTTCGGCCCATCGGTGAGATCGACCGGACCCAGCTACGCAGCGACCTGGCCCGCGCCTCGGTGATGGCGCTGTCCTTCGTCGCCCAGTCGGCCCGCGGCGATGACCGGCCTGCGATTCGCCAACGGCAGGTCAACACGGTGGAGGGCACGGCCCGCCGCTTCGTGATGCGCTGGCGCGGCGAGGTGGACGACACCCAGGTCCGTGCCATCGACGCCTGCTGGGTGGCCCTCGCCGAGCACGGCCTCACCTCCTCGACCGCAGTGGCCCGCCAGATCGCGGCCACGGGCGCGGACGCCGCGGCCTGTCTGTCCGGAGCGGTGGCCGCGGTGAGCGGACCACGCGGGGGTGGGGCCGCCGTCCGGGCACTGGCCCTCATCCAGGAGGCAGAACGCACCGGTGACCCACGCGGTGCGGTGGAACGGGCGCTGGCAGCGGGCGCACTGTTCGGGTTTCATCAGGACGGCTATCACGGCACCGACCCGCGGGTGGAGGCGCTGCGCGAGGTCGCCCGCGCCCTCGGCGCGCCTCGCCTGGAGATCGCCGACGCCGTGGCGAAGGCCGGGTACGACGCGCTGGCCGAGCGCAACATCCGCCCCGCCGCCGCCTACGGCGGGCACGCCGTGTTCTGGGCGAGCGTGCTGCTCGACCTCGCCCAGGTGCCGCCGCCGATGTTCACGGCGATGATCGCCTGCGGCCGCGTCGCCGGGTGGAGCGCCCACATCCTGCAGGCGCACGGCGAACTGACGGTGGCGCCGAGGTGA
- a CDS encoding metal-dependent transcriptional regulator: protein MSDLIDTTEMYLKTVFELIEEGIVPLRARIAERLGHSGPTVSQTVARLERDGLMIVTGDRHLELTDEGMTRATRVMRKHRLAERLLTDVIGLDWPHVHEEACRWEHVMSRQVEERLIALLDHPGFDPYGNPIPGLEEFGEASRPEMELGTWLTDVPAGVDYVLTRLGEPLQVDTEMLAELEKAGVRPGVRVAVGREAGVHTLAPAGSDVVLELSEDVAKHVFVRPA from the coding sequence GTGAGCGATCTGATCGACACCACGGAGATGTACCTGAAGACCGTCTTCGAGTTGATCGAGGAGGGCATCGTGCCCCTGCGCGCCCGCATCGCCGAGCGGCTCGGGCACTCCGGTCCCACGGTCTCGCAGACCGTGGCCCGGCTGGAGCGGGACGGGCTGATGATCGTCACCGGTGACCGGCACCTGGAGCTGACCGACGAGGGCATGACCCGGGCCACGCGGGTGATGCGCAAGCATCGCCTGGCCGAGCGGTTGCTGACCGACGTCATCGGGCTCGACTGGCCACACGTGCACGAAGAGGCTTGCCGCTGGGAGCACGTGATGAGCAGGCAGGTCGAGGAGCGGCTCATCGCCCTGCTCGATCACCCCGGCTTCGACCCGTACGGCAACCCGATCCCCGGCTTGGAGGAGTTCGGTGAGGCGAGCCGGCCCGAGATGGAGCTCGGTACCTGGCTCACCGACGTCCCGGCAGGCGTGGACTACGTCCTGACCCGGCTGGGCGAGCCGCTGCAGGTGGACACCGAGATGCTGGCCGAGCTGGAGAAGGCGGGCGTGCGGCCCGGGGTGCGCGTCGCCGTGGGGCGCGAGGCGGGTGTGCACACGCTGGCACCGGCGGGCTCCGACGTCGTGCTGGAACTGAGCGAGGACGTCGCCAAGCACGTGTTCGTCCGGCCCGCCTGA
- a CDS encoding C40 family peptidase — MGLSASAAIAGPVDTGTAPVRTANLASAVVADDDSIAVSEVVTVAADISWTLGTEVEVSAEAPPPPPEPEPEPEPVATYERATTTAQTSRTGERAAAAETEQAAEPEQAEQAEQAPAASSDASGVRAQIVDIAHRYLGTPYVWGGGTPAGFDCSGFTAYVFAQVGISLPRSSAAQGSAGQRVSAAEAQPGDLVWWPGHVGIYLGGNQHIAARNPSTPLTAGPIYNSSPVFIRVVG, encoded by the coding sequence TTGGGGCTGAGCGCGTCCGCCGCCATCGCCGGTCCGGTCGACACCGGCACCGCGCCGGTGCGCACCGCGAACCTCGCCTCGGCCGTCGTGGCCGATGACGATTCCATCGCCGTCTCCGAGGTCGTCACCGTCGCGGCTGACATCTCGTGGACCCTCGGCACCGAGGTCGAGGTCTCCGCCGAGGCCCCGCCGCCCCCGCCGGAGCCCGAGCCGGAGCCGGAGCCGGTCGCCACCTACGAGCGTGCGACCACGACGGCCCAGACCTCACGTACCGGTGAGCGTGCCGCTGCCGCCGAGACCGAGCAGGCTGCCGAGCCGGAGCAGGCTGAGCAGGCCGAGCAGGCTCCCGCCGCCAGCTCCGACGCCTCCGGCGTCCGCGCCCAGATCGTCGACATCGCCCACCGCTACCTCGGCACCCCCTACGTCTGGGGAGGTGGCACGCCGGCAGGCTTCGACTGCTCGGGCTTCACCGCGTATGTCTTCGCCCAGGTCGGCATCTCGCTGCCCCGTTCCTCGGCTGCGCAGGGCAGTGCGGGTCAGCGTGTCTCGGCCGCTGAGGCCCAGCCCGGTGACCTGGTCTGGTGGCCCGGCCACGTCGGCATCTACCTGGGTGGCAACCAGCACATCGCTGCGCGCAACCCCAGCACTCCGCTGACCGCCGGCCCGATCTACAACTCCAGCCCCGTTTTCATCCGCGTCGTCGGCTGA
- a CDS encoding universal stress protein — MEHEQVVLVGVDGSAASLNALEWAVAQARRVGWRLHLVCAYALPTFAAASLDGGYATLDDTAIRDGAQAALDEAVEQASGRGVDVTSSLETGDPAGVLVELTKQVCLAVVGTRGNSGFAERILGTVSSALPAHAHCPTVVVPLHAEDGEPSLPIRRIVVGVDGSDSAKVALARAIEQAAVWDAELTAVVGVPIGAGAGLLGWLPASVDREVVLADITEGLNVTVDRALEGRDLTVRRHALDGSGAELLSEFSTAVDLVVVGTRGRGGFAGMLLGSTSQQVLHHAVCPVMVVPTRIKDEGLPPIAMGWKRRH; from the coding sequence ATGGAACACGAACAGGTCGTCCTCGTCGGGGTCGACGGCTCCGCCGCGAGCCTGAACGCTCTCGAGTGGGCCGTCGCGCAGGCGCGCCGGGTGGGGTGGCGGCTGCACCTGGTGTGCGCCTACGCGCTACCCACCTTCGCCGCGGCATCGCTCGACGGCGGCTACGCCACCCTCGACGACACCGCCATCCGGGACGGCGCTCAGGCCGCACTGGACGAGGCGGTCGAGCAGGCGAGCGGGCGCGGCGTCGACGTCACCAGCTCGCTCGAGACCGGCGACCCTGCCGGCGTGCTCGTCGAGCTCACCAAGCAGGTGTGCCTGGCGGTGGTCGGCACCCGCGGCAACAGCGGCTTCGCCGAGCGGATCCTCGGGACCGTCTCCTCCGCCCTGCCCGCCCACGCGCACTGCCCCACCGTGGTCGTGCCCTTGCACGCAGAGGACGGCGAACCCTCGCTGCCGATCCGGCGCATCGTGGTCGGGGTGGACGGCTCGGACTCGGCGAAGGTGGCGCTGGCTCGTGCGATCGAGCAGGCGGCGGTATGGGACGCCGAACTGACGGCCGTGGTCGGCGTGCCGATCGGCGCCGGCGCCGGGTTGCTCGGCTGGTTGCCGGCCTCCGTCGACCGCGAGGTCGTGCTGGCCGACATCACCGAGGGCCTGAACGTGACCGTGGACCGCGCCCTCGAAGGGCGCGACCTGACCGTGCGGCGCCATGCCCTCGACGGATCGGGGGCCGAGCTGCTCTCGGAGTTCTCCACCGCGGTCGACCTGGTCGTCGTCGGCACGCGGGGGCGCGGCGGTTTCGCCGGGATGCTGCTCGGATCGACGTCGCAGCAGGTGCTCCACCACGCGGTGTGCCCGGTGATGGTGGTACCCACGCGGATCAAGGACGAGGGCCTGCCGCCGATCGCTATGGGCTGGAAGCGGCGGCACTGA
- the mscL gene encoding large conductance mechanosensitive channel protein MscL: protein MLQGFKEFIARGNVIDLAVGVVIGAAFGTVVTALVDNVLNPLIGGIFGQPNLDRIWVITMRTAEQTGGEPTEVLLGAVLTALINFLLVAAAIYFAVVMPMNKLAERRARGVEPAPAAPAEDILLLTEIRDLLATKN, encoded by the coding sequence ATGCTGCAGGGTTTCAAGGAGTTCATCGCACGCGGGAACGTGATCGACCTGGCCGTGGGCGTGGTCATCGGTGCCGCGTTCGGCACCGTCGTGACGGCGCTGGTCGACAACGTCCTCAACCCTCTGATCGGCGGGATCTTCGGGCAGCCGAACCTCGATCGGATCTGGGTGATCACGATGCGTACCGCCGAGCAGACCGGCGGCGAACCCACCGAGGTGCTCCTTGGTGCCGTCCTCACGGCGCTGATCAACTTCCTGCTGGTCGCCGCTGCGATCTACTTCGCGGTGGTGATGCCGATGAACAAGCTCGCCGAGCGCCGCGCTCGCGGCGTGGAGCCGGCGCCCGCGGCACCCGCGGAGGACATCCTGCTGCTGACCGAGATCCGGGACCTGCTCGCCACGAAGAACTGA
- a CDS encoding SAF domain-containing protein, translated as MTTRPRLLGTLWRFRFVLAAVCLTSAGLLILSDLAPPQPTGTLTVAARDLPAGTEVTSGDLRERPALNPPAAALTAEELIGQTLAAGVPEDLPVAATMVVSSGLVDAAPPGTVVVPVQLADPQLMTLVRVGDRLRLYQPPSWESAELDPGGSGAELVADDALVLARLDAGEDASGLLDVGGAQASGAVVVAISPDAATVLSGAGALTPVRAVLIPGDQP; from the coding sequence ATGACGACGCGACCACGGCTCCTCGGCACCCTCTGGCGGTTCAGGTTCGTGCTGGCCGCGGTCTGCCTGACCAGTGCCGGCCTGCTGATCCTGTCCGACCTGGCCCCACCGCAACCGACCGGCACCCTGACGGTCGCCGCCCGTGACCTCCCGGCCGGGACCGAGGTGACCTCAGGTGATCTGCGGGAACGCCCGGCTCTGAACCCACCGGCCGCCGCCCTCACTGCCGAGGAACTCATCGGCCAGACACTCGCCGCCGGCGTACCCGAGGATCTGCCGGTGGCCGCCACGATGGTGGTCTCCTCCGGGCTGGTGGACGCGGCACCTCCTGGAACTGTCGTGGTCCCGGTCCAGCTGGCCGACCCGCAGCTGATGACGCTGGTCCGCGTGGGTGACCGGCTCCGCCTCTACCAGCCGCCCTCGTGGGAGTCCGCCGAGCTCGATCCGGGTGGGTCCGGCGCCGAGCTGGTCGCCGACGACGCGCTGGTGCTGGCCCGGCTGGACGCGGGTGAGGACGCGTCCGGACTGCTCGACGTGGGCGGGGCTCAGGCCTCCGGCGCCGTCGTCGTGGCGATCTCCCCCGATGCGGCTACTGTGCTGTCCGGTGCCGGTGCGCTGACGCCAGTGCGGGCGGTGCTGATCCCCGGGGATCAACCGTAG
- a CDS encoding FmdB family zinc ribbon protein: MPTYAYACSSCSHAFDIYQSFSEDSLTVCPACDQPTLRKQFSAVGVVFKGSGFYRNDSRAGSDKSRSGKSAGSGSSEKSGSSEKSSSSSEKSSSASSEKSSNSSNSSASSAPAKAASSS; the protein is encoded by the coding sequence GTGCCCACCTACGCCTACGCGTGCTCGTCCTGCTCGCACGCATTCGACATCTACCAGTCGTTCAGCGAGGACTCCCTGACGGTGTGCCCCGCGTGCGACCAGCCGACGCTGCGCAAGCAGTTCTCGGCCGTCGGCGTGGTCTTCAAGGGGTCGGGCTTCTATCGCAACGACTCCCGCGCCGGGTCCGATAAGTCCCGGAGCGGCAAGTCCGCGGGCTCCGGCTCGTCCGAGAAGTCCGGCTCGTCCGAGAAGTCGAGCTCCTCCTCGGAGAAGTCGAGCTCGGCGTCTTCCGAGAAGTCGTCGAACTCCTCGAACTCCTCGGCGTCCTCCGCGCCGGCGAAGGCCGCCTCGTCCTCCTGA